The following coding sequences are from one Streptomyces sp. NBC_01294 window:
- a CDS encoding ATP-dependent helicase translates to MAGAALDSFSPATRSWFTGAFLTPTTAQEGAWQAIGEGSDVLVVAPTGSGKTLAAFLAALDRLASTPPPAEPRKRCRVLYVSPLKALAVDVERNLRSPLTGIRQESVRLGLPEPDIRVGIRSGDTPPAERRALATRPPDILITTPESLFLMLTSAARDALAGIETVILDEVHAVAGTKRGAHLALSLERLDELLPRPARRIGLSATVRPVDEIARYLAPRGKVEIVQPPSAKEFDLSVVVPVQDMGELGGSPATEGREGGDKPSIWPHVEERIADLVMAHRSTIVFANSRRLAERLCNRLNEIAYERAMGEKLPDGPPPAEIMAQSGASHGAPPLLARAHHGSVSKEQRALVEEDLKAGRLPAVVATSSLELGIDMGAVDLVVQVESPPSVASGLQRVGRAGHQVGAVSTGVVFPKYRGDLVQAAVVTERMRTGEIESLRVPSNPLDVLAQQLVAMVAMDTWQLDDLLALVRRAAPFAALPESAFTAVLDMLAGRYPSDAFAELRPRVVWDRVAGTITGRPGAQRLAVTSGGTIPDRGLFGVFLAGSDPKKGGGRVGELDEEMVYESRVGDVFTLGTTSWRIEDITRDRVLVTPAPGVPGRLPFWKGDQLGRPLELGRAVGAFLRELGGLSDEDARLRLLAAGLDAWAAENVLAYLSEQREACGHVPDDRTIVVERFRDELGDWRVVVHSPFGAQVHAPWALALSARLAEKYGMDAQVMHADDGIVLRLPDADLLSMDLLDHDPSGPPAFEFDDEQAPLGAADVAFDHGDINQIVTDQVGGSALFASRFRECAARALLLPRRSPGKRTPLWQQRQRASQLLQVASEFGSFPIVLEAVRECLQDVFDVPGLTELMGDIEARRVRLVEVTTPEPSPFARSLLFGYVAQFLYEGDSPLAERRAAALSLDSRLLAELLGQAELRELLDAEVLEELERELQWLTEDRRAKDPESVADLLRMLGPLTQDQLTERGAEPAWADELAAARRAIRVRIGGADHWASIEDAGRLRDALGTALPVGVPEAFTEPVKDPLGDLLARYARTHGPFTTAAVATRFGLGPAVTEGALHRLAAAGRVVQGEFHPAGIGQEWCDATVLRRLRRRSLAALRQELEPVPPTSLATFLPQWQHLGGALRGLDGLARAVEQLQGAPIPASALERLILPSRVSGYSPGLLDELTTAGEVVWAGAGALPGKDGWVSLYLADAAPLLLPPPHPLEQSPLHQAVLASLAGGYGLFFRQISQSIRAEFPEVSDLTLSEAVWDLAWSGRLTNDTLAPLRSLLGSGRTAGSTAHRARRTVPRGRYGTLSATVSRTGPPTVSGRWSLLPSAAPDPTHRAHALARTLLDRHGVVTRGAVAAEGVEGGFSAVYRVLSAFEDSGQARRGYVVEGLGAAQFAMDGAVDRLRAAERTPPPLAAVVLAAADPANAYGAALPWPEPPAGATHKPGRKAGSLVVLVDGELTLYLERGGKTLLAWPAPEDPRLAAATAALAASSRAGTLPSLTVERINAAAALTSPLGRALEAAGFHATPRGLRLRS, encoded by the coding sequence ATGGCAGGCGCTGCGCTCGACTCGTTCTCCCCCGCGACCCGCTCGTGGTTCACGGGGGCCTTTCTCACGCCCACCACCGCGCAGGAGGGTGCCTGGCAGGCGATCGGGGAGGGCTCGGACGTGCTGGTGGTGGCTCCCACCGGCTCCGGCAAGACCCTGGCCGCGTTCCTCGCCGCCCTCGACCGGCTCGCCTCGACCCCGCCGCCCGCCGAGCCGAGGAAGCGCTGCCGCGTCCTGTACGTGTCGCCGCTGAAGGCCCTGGCCGTCGACGTGGAGCGCAATCTCCGCAGCCCGCTGACCGGGATCCGGCAGGAGTCCGTCCGTCTCGGCCTGCCCGAGCCGGACATCCGGGTCGGGATCCGCTCCGGCGACACCCCGCCCGCCGAGCGGCGGGCGCTGGCCACCCGCCCGCCGGACATCCTCATCACCACGCCCGAGTCGCTGTTCCTGATGCTGACCTCGGCCGCCCGGGACGCCCTCGCGGGGATCGAGACGGTGATCCTGGACGAGGTGCACGCGGTCGCGGGGACCAAGCGCGGCGCGCACCTCGCGCTCTCCCTGGAGCGGCTGGACGAGCTGCTGCCGCGCCCGGCGCGCCGGATCGGGCTGTCGGCGACGGTCCGGCCCGTGGACGAGATCGCCCGGTACCTCGCGCCGCGCGGCAAGGTGGAGATCGTCCAGCCGCCGTCGGCCAAGGAGTTCGACCTGTCGGTGGTCGTCCCGGTGCAGGACATGGGCGAGTTGGGCGGTTCCCCCGCGACCGAGGGCAGGGAGGGCGGTGACAAGCCCTCGATCTGGCCGCATGTGGAGGAGCGGATCGCGGACCTGGTGATGGCGCACCGCTCGACGATCGTGTTCGCCAACTCCCGCCGCCTCGCCGAGCGCCTGTGCAACCGGCTCAACGAGATCGCGTACGAGCGCGCCATGGGCGAGAAGCTGCCGGACGGTCCGCCCCCGGCCGAGATCATGGCCCAGTCGGGCGCCTCCCACGGCGCCCCGCCCCTGCTGGCCCGCGCGCACCACGGCTCGGTGTCCAAGGAACAGCGGGCGCTGGTGGAGGAGGACCTGAAGGCGGGCCGGCTGCCCGCCGTGGTCGCCACTTCCAGCCTGGAGCTGGGCATCGACATGGGCGCGGTGGACCTGGTGGTGCAGGTGGAGTCGCCGCCCTCGGTGGCTTCCGGGCTCCAGCGGGTGGGCCGGGCCGGACACCAGGTGGGTGCGGTCTCCACGGGGGTGGTCTTCCCCAAGTACCGCGGCGACCTGGTGCAGGCGGCCGTGGTCACCGAGCGGATGCGCACGGGTGAGATCGAGTCCCTGCGCGTCCCCTCCAACCCCCTGGACGTACTGGCGCAGCAGCTGGTCGCCATGGTCGCGATGGACACCTGGCAGCTGGACGACCTCCTCGCGCTGGTGCGGCGGGCGGCGCCCTTCGCGGCGCTGCCCGAGTCGGCGTTCACCGCCGTGCTGGACATGCTGGCCGGCCGCTATCCGTCGGACGCGTTCGCCGAGCTCCGGCCGCGCGTGGTCTGGGACCGGGTGGCGGGGACGATCACCGGCCGGCCGGGGGCCCAGCGCCTCGCGGTCACCTCGGGCGGCACCATCCCGGACCGCGGACTGTTCGGGGTGTTCCTCGCCGGATCGGACCCGAAGAAGGGCGGCGGCCGGGTCGGCGAGCTCGACGAGGAGATGGTCTACGAGTCCCGCGTCGGGGACGTCTTCACCCTGGGCACCACCTCGTGGCGCATCGAGGACATCACCCGCGACCGGGTCCTGGTCACCCCCGCCCCCGGGGTGCCGGGCCGGCTGCCGTTCTGGAAGGGCGACCAGCTCGGCCGTCCTCTCGAACTGGGCCGCGCGGTCGGCGCGTTCCTCCGCGAGCTCGGCGGCCTCTCCGACGAGGACGCGCGGCTGCGGCTGCTGGCGGCCGGCCTGGACGCCTGGGCCGCGGAGAACGTGCTGGCGTACCTCTCCGAGCAGCGCGAGGCCTGCGGCCACGTCCCGGACGACCGGACCATCGTGGTGGAGCGGTTCCGCGACGAGCTGGGCGACTGGCGGGTCGTGGTCCATTCGCCGTTCGGCGCGCAGGTACACGCCCCGTGGGCGCTGGCGCTGAGCGCCCGCCTCGCCGAGAAGTACGGCATGGACGCGCAGGTGATGCACGCCGACGACGGCATCGTGCTCCGCCTCCCGGACGCGGACCTGCTGTCCATGGACCTCCTGGACCACGACCCCTCGGGCCCGCCCGCCTTCGAGTTCGACGACGAGCAGGCGCCGCTGGGCGCGGCCGACGTGGCCTTCGACCACGGTGACATCAACCAGATCGTCACCGACCAGGTCGGCGGCTCCGCGCTGTTCGCCTCCCGCTTCCGCGAGTGCGCGGCCCGCGCCCTGCTGCTGCCGCGGCGCAGTCCGGGCAAGCGCACCCCGCTGTGGCAGCAGCGCCAGCGCGCCTCGCAACTGCTGCAGGTGGCGTCGGAGTTCGGCTCCTTCCCGATCGTGCTGGAAGCCGTCCGCGAATGCCTCCAGGACGTCTTCGACGTGCCGGGCCTGACCGAGCTGATGGGCGACATCGAGGCGCGCCGGGTCCGGCTGGTCGAGGTCACCACCCCGGAGCCCTCCCCCTTCGCCCGTTCCCTCCTCTTCGGGTACGTCGCCCAGTTCCTCTACGAGGGCGACTCGCCCCTGGCCGAGCGCAGGGCGGCCGCGCTGTCGCTGGACTCCCGGCTGCTGGCCGAGCTGCTCGGCCAGGCGGAACTGCGCGAACTGCTCGACGCGGAGGTGCTGGAGGAGCTGGAGCGGGAGCTCCAGTGGCTCACCGAGGACCGCCGGGCCAAGGATCCCGAGTCGGTGGCGGACCTGCTGCGCATGCTGGGCCCGCTGACACAGGACCAGCTGACCGAGCGCGGGGCGGAGCCGGCCTGGGCGGACGAGCTCGCCGCGGCCCGCCGCGCCATCCGGGTGCGGATCGGCGGCGCGGACCACTGGGCGTCGATCGAGGACGCGGGCCGGCTGCGGGACGCGCTGGGCACGGCGCTGCCCGTCGGTGTCCCGGAGGCGTTCACCGAGCCGGTCAAGGACCCGCTGGGGGACCTGCTCGCCCGCTACGCCCGCACCCACGGGCCGTTCACCACGGCCGCCGTCGCCACCCGCTTCGGCCTGGGCCCGGCGGTGACGGAGGGCGCCCTGCACCGGCTCGCCGCGGCCGGCCGGGTGGTCCAGGGCGAGTTCCACCCGGCGGGCATCGGCCAGGAATGGTGCGACGCGACGGTGCTGCGCCGGCTGCGCCGCCGCTCGCTGGCCGCGCTCCGCCAGGAGCTGGAACCGGTCCCGCCGACCTCGCTGGCCACCTTCCTCCCCCAGTGGCAGCACCTCGGCGGAGCCCTGCGCGGCCTCGACGGCCTGGCCCGGGCGGTCGAACAGCTCCAGGGCGCCCCGATCCCGGCCTCGGCGCTGGAGCGCCTGATCCTCCCGTCGCGGGTCAGCGGCTACTCCCCCGGCCTGCTGGACGAACTGACCACCGCGGGCGAGGTGGTCTGGGCGGGCGCCGGAGCCCTCCCGGGCAAGGACGGCTGGGTCTCCCTCTACCTGGCGGACGCGGCCCCGCTGCTCCTGCCCCCGCCGCATCCCCTGGAGCAGAGCCCGCTCCACCAGGCGGTCCTGGCATCCCTCGCGGGCGGGTACGGCCTGTTCTTCCGGCAGATCTCGCAGTCAATCCGCGCCGAGTTCCCCGAGGTGTCCGACCTGACGCTCTCCGAGGCCGTATGGGACCTGGCCTGGTCGGGCCGGCTCACCAACGACACCCTGGCCCCGCTGCGCTCCCTGCTGGGCTCGGGCCGCACGGCGGGCTCCACGGCCCACCGGGCCCGGCGCACCGTCCCCCGCGGCCGGTACGGCACGCTCAGCGCGACCGTCTCCCGTACGGGTCCGCCCACGGTCTCCGGGCGCTGGTCCCTCCTGCCCTCCGCGGCCCCCGACCCGACCCACCGGGCCCACGCCCTGGCCCGCACCCTGCTGGACCGGCACGGCGTGGTGACCCGCGGCGCGGTCGCCGCGGAAGGGGTGGAGGGCGGCTTCAGCGCGGTCTACCGCGTCCTGTCGGCCTTCGAGGACAGCGGCCAGGCCCGCCGGGGCTACGTGGTCGAGGGACTGGGCGCGGCCCAGTTCGCGATGGACGGCGCGGTGGACCGGCTGCGGGCCGCCGAGCGCACCCCGCCCCCGCTGGCGGCGGTGGTCCTGGCGGCCGCCGACCCGGCGAACGCGTACGGGGCGGCCCTGCCCTGGCCCGAGCCGCCGGCCGGGGCCACCCACAAGCCGGGCCGCAAGGCGGGCTCGCTGGTGGTCCTGGTGGACGGGGAGCTCACCCTGTACCTGGAGCGCGGCGGCAAGACCCTGCTGGCCTGGCCGGCGCCGGAGGACCCGCGGCTCGCGGCCGCCACGGCCGCGCTGGCGGCATCCTCCCGCGCGGGCACGCTCCCGTCCCTGACGGTGGAGCGGATCAACGCCGCGGCGGCCCTGACCTCCCCCCTGGGCCGGGCCCTGGAGGCGGCCGGATTCCACGCCACCCCGAGGGGTTTGCGCTTGCGTTCCTGA
- a CDS encoding Fpg/Nei family DNA glycosylase produces MPEGDSIRRVATRLHAVLAGRELTRSDLRVPRFATADLTGRVTLDVTPRGKHLLARLEGGLTLHSHLRMDGAWRVFSTGEKWRGGPAYEIRAVLGTADHTAVGYRLPVLELIRTADEDRAVGHLGPDLLGPDWDPALAAANLLAAPERPLGEALLDQRNLAGIGNIYKAELCFLAGVTPWTPVGALPEATLPRLAAAAHRLLAANTGERPGPRNTTGSRHPGHDLFVYGRAHRPCLRCGTPVRQAPQDDRPTYWCPRCQSGPTR; encoded by the coding sequence ATGCCCGAAGGCGACAGCATCCGGCGCGTGGCGACCCGTCTCCACGCCGTCCTGGCAGGCCGCGAACTCACCCGCAGCGACCTGCGCGTCCCCCGCTTCGCCACCGCCGACCTCACCGGCCGCGTCACCCTCGACGTCACCCCCCGCGGCAAACACCTCCTCGCCCGTCTGGAGGGCGGCCTCACCCTGCACAGCCATCTCCGCATGGACGGTGCCTGGCGCGTCTTCTCCACCGGTGAGAAGTGGCGCGGCGGACCCGCCTACGAGATCCGTGCCGTCCTCGGCACGGCCGACCACACGGCCGTCGGCTACCGCCTCCCCGTGCTGGAACTGATCCGCACCGCCGACGAGGACCGGGCCGTCGGCCACCTCGGCCCCGACCTTCTCGGCCCTGACTGGGATCCCGCCCTCGCCGCCGCCAACCTCCTCGCCGCCCCCGAGCGCCCGCTCGGCGAGGCCCTGCTCGACCAGCGCAACCTCGCCGGGATCGGCAACATCTACAAGGCCGAGCTCTGCTTCCTCGCCGGGGTCACCCCCTGGACGCCGGTCGGCGCACTCCCCGAGGCGACCCTCCCCCGCCTGGCCGCCGCCGCCCACCGCCTGCTGGCCGCGAACACCGGCGAGCGGCCCGGCCCCCGCAACACCACCGGCAGCCGCCACCCCGGCCACGACCTGTTCGTCTACGGCCGCGCCCACCGCCCCTGCCTGCGCTGCGGCACCCCCGTCCGCCAGGCTCCCCAGGACGACCGCCCCACCTACTGGTGCCCCCGGTGCCAGAGCGGCCCGACCCGGTAG
- a CDS encoding SDR family NAD(P)-dependent oxidoreductase: MPTPTASYDLTGRTALVTGAASGIGRATAALLAEAGAHVHCADRDEQGLAETAALVAKAGGAATVHPLDVTDRTALRAAVTAARPLDIAAAIAGVMHTSSVLETTDEDLDRVLDINFKGVLHTCQEAARSMIAAGRPGSLVTMASGAVDAAQPGLLCYSAAKAAVVQLTKTLATEAGPHGIRVNAVAPGWIRTPMTGRHGREVQERTEAAMVRMSPLRRVGEPEDIAQAVLYLASDASSFMTGQILRPNGGVSMPW; encoded by the coding sequence ATGCCCACACCCACAGCCTCGTACGACCTCACCGGCCGCACCGCCCTGGTCACCGGCGCCGCCAGCGGCATCGGCCGCGCCACCGCCGCCCTCCTCGCCGAGGCGGGCGCGCACGTGCACTGCGCGGACCGCGACGAACAGGGCCTCGCCGAGACGGCCGCCCTCGTCGCCAAGGCCGGCGGCGCCGCCACCGTCCACCCCCTCGACGTCACCGACCGGACCGCGCTCCGGGCGGCCGTCACCGCGGCGCGCCCGCTCGACATCGCCGCCGCCATCGCCGGGGTCATGCACACCAGCAGCGTCCTGGAGACGACGGACGAGGACCTCGACCGGGTCCTGGACATCAATTTCAAGGGGGTCCTGCACACCTGCCAGGAGGCCGCCCGGTCCATGATCGCGGCGGGTCGCCCCGGTTCCCTCGTCACCATGGCCTCGGGCGCCGTGGACGCCGCCCAGCCCGGCCTGCTCTGCTACAGCGCCGCCAAGGCGGCCGTCGTCCAGCTGACCAAGACCCTCGCCACGGAGGCCGGCCCGCACGGCATACGCGTCAACGCCGTCGCCCCGGGCTGGATCCGTACACCGATGACCGGCCGCCACGGCCGCGAGGTCCAGGAGCGGACCGAGGCGGCCATGGTCCGCATGTCCCCGCTGCGCCGGGTCGGCGAGCCCGAGGACATCGCCCAGGCGGTGCTCTACCTGGCCTCGGACGCCTCGTCCTTCATGACCGGCCAGATCCTTCGCCCGAATGGTGGAGTGTCGATGCCCTGGTAG
- a CDS encoding helix-turn-helix domain-containing protein yields the protein MILLRRLLGDVLRRQRQRQGRTLREVSSSARVSLGYLSEVERGQKEASSELLSAICDALDVRMSELMREVSDELSLAELAQSAAASEPVSVPVRPMLNSVSMASVTGGPERVTIKAPAEAVNVVAA from the coding sequence ATGATTCTGCTCCGTCGCCTGCTGGGTGACGTGCTGCGTCGGCAGCGCCAGCGCCAGGGCCGTACTCTGCGCGAAGTCTCCTCGTCGGCCCGAGTTTCGCTCGGCTATCTCTCCGAGGTGGAGCGGGGGCAGAAGGAGGCATCCTCCGAGCTGCTCTCCGCGATCTGCGACGCGTTGGACGTACGGATGTCCGAGCTGATGCGCGAAGTCAGCGATGAACTGTCGCTGGCCGAGCTGGCACAGTCGGCCGCGGCAAGCGAACCGGTGAGTGTGCCGGTCCGCCCGATGCTCAATTCGGTCTCCATGGCTTCGGTCACGGGTGGACCGGAGCGGGTGACCATCAAGGCGCCTGCGGAAGCGGTGAATGTCGTAGCCGCGTGA
- a CDS encoding CinA family protein, translated as MTDVAAEALRLLTERDQTLAVAESLTGGMVAAEITAVPGASQSFRGSVTAYATEIKHRVLGVDAGLLQAEGAVNAQVAAEMAAGVRRVMGASWGIATTGVAGPQPQDGQPVGTVFIAVDGPGGRKTVRLRLNGSRAEIRRESARTVLELLSDQLRENARGQDTEQNGGI; from the coding sequence GTGACGGATGTGGCTGCGGAGGCACTGCGGCTGCTCACGGAACGTGACCAAACCCTCGCTGTGGCGGAATCCCTGACCGGCGGAATGGTGGCCGCCGAGATCACGGCCGTGCCCGGCGCCTCCCAGTCCTTCCGCGGCTCGGTCACGGCGTACGCGACGGAGATCAAGCACCGGGTCCTGGGCGTGGACGCCGGACTGCTCCAGGCCGAAGGCGCGGTGAACGCGCAGGTCGCGGCGGAGATGGCGGCCGGTGTGCGGCGGGTGATGGGTGCTTCGTGGGGAATCGCGACCACCGGAGTGGCCGGTCCGCAGCCGCAGGACGGGCAGCCGGTGGGAACGGTTTTCATCGCGGTGGACGGTCCGGGGGGCAGGAAAACGGTCCGTCTGCGGTTGAACGGCTCCCGGGCGGAAATCCGTAGGGAGAGTGCACGGACAGTGCTCGAGCTTCTCTCAGACCAACTCCGTGAGAATGCGCGGGGGCAGGATACGGAACAGAACGGGGGGATTTGA
- the pgsA gene encoding CDP-diacylglycerol--glycerol-3-phosphate 3-phosphatidyltransferase, which produces MTGVPASAAGGTGRRPVPGAKLGAAAVNQASLWNIANILTMIRLVLVPGFVFLLLAEGGYDPAWRAWAWAAFAVAMITDIFDGHLARTYNLVTDFGKIADPIADKAIMGSAMICLSWLGDLPWWVTGVILGRELGITMLRFWVIRYGVIPASRGGKLKTLAQGTAVGMYVLALTGPLATMRFWVMAIAVVLTVVTGLDYIRQAVVLRRQGIAAERAEERAAR; this is translated from the coding sequence ATGACCGGAGTCCCGGCATCTGCGGCGGGCGGGACCGGCCGCCGGCCCGTACCCGGCGCGAAGCTGGGGGCCGCGGCGGTCAATCAGGCCAGCCTGTGGAACATCGCCAACATCCTGACGATGATCCGGCTCGTGCTCGTGCCGGGCTTCGTCTTCCTGCTGCTCGCCGAGGGCGGCTACGACCCGGCCTGGCGGGCCTGGGCCTGGGCGGCGTTCGCCGTCGCCATGATCACGGACATCTTCGACGGGCACCTGGCCCGGACGTACAACCTGGTCACGGACTTCGGCAAGATCGCCGATCCCATCGCCGACAAGGCGATCATGGGGTCGGCGATGATCTGTCTCTCCTGGCTCGGTGACCTCCCCTGGTGGGTGACCGGGGTGATCCTCGGACGGGAGCTGGGGATCACGATGCTCCGCTTCTGGGTCATCCGATACGGAGTGATTCCGGCCAGCCGCGGCGGCAAGCTCAAGACCCTGGCCCAGGGCACGGCAGTGGGCATGTACGTGCTCGCGCTGACCGGGCCGCTGGCGACCATGCGCTTCTGGGTGATGGCGATCGCCGTCGTGCTGACCGTGGTCACCGGTTTGGACTACATCCGGCAGGCCGTCGTGCTGCGCCGCCAGGGTATCGCCGCGGAGCGAGCCGAGGAGCGGGCCGCGAGGTGA
- the rimO gene encoding 30S ribosomal protein S12 methylthiotransferase RimO, with product MPERRTVALVTLGCARNEVDSEELAGRLAADGWELVEDAADADVAVVNTCGFVEAAKKDSVDALLEANDLKDHGRTQAVVAVGCMAERYGKELAEALPEADGVLGFDDYADISDRLQTILNGGIHASHTPRDRRKLLPISPSARQDAKVALPGHAQEPVAEAPADLPDGLAPASGPRAPLRRRLDKSPVASVKLASGCDRRCSFCAIPSFRGSFVSRRPSDVLGETRWLAEQGVKEIMLVSENNTSYGKDLGDIRLLETLLPELAEVDGIERVRVSYLQPAEMRPGLIDVLTSTPKVVPYFDLSFQHSAPDVLRSMRRFGDTDRFLELLDNIRSKAPTAGVRSNFIVGFPGEKESDFAELERFLTHARLDAIGIFGYSDEDGTEAVTYDHKLDEDTIAERLAHMQRLAEELTSQRAEERIGETLEVLVETVEEVDEDGVGAYGRAEHQAPETDGQVVFTDSTGLVPGRIVTAKVVGTLGVDLVAEPLGADLEEAAG from the coding sequence ATGCCCGAACGCCGTACCGTCGCCCTTGTCACTCTTGGCTGCGCCCGTAACGAGGTGGACTCGGAGGAGCTCGCAGGCCGCTTGGCGGCGGATGGCTGGGAGCTCGTCGAGGACGCCGCCGATGCGGACGTAGCCGTCGTCAACACCTGCGGCTTCGTCGAAGCCGCCAAAAAGGACTCCGTAGACGCCCTCCTGGAAGCCAACGATCTCAAGGATCACGGCAGGACCCAGGCCGTCGTCGCCGTCGGCTGCATGGCCGAGCGCTACGGCAAGGAGCTCGCCGAGGCGCTTCCCGAGGCCGACGGCGTGCTCGGCTTCGACGACTACGCCGACATCTCCGACCGCCTCCAGACCATCCTCAACGGCGGCATCCACGCCTCGCACACCCCGCGCGACCGGCGCAAGCTGCTGCCGATCAGCCCGTCGGCGCGCCAGGACGCGAAGGTGGCGCTCCCGGGCCACGCCCAGGAACCCGTCGCGGAGGCCCCCGCCGACCTGCCGGACGGCCTCGCACCCGCCTCCGGGCCGCGCGCCCCGCTGCGCCGCCGCCTGGACAAGAGCCCCGTCGCCTCGGTCAAGCTGGCCTCCGGCTGCGACCGGCGCTGCTCCTTCTGCGCCATCCCGTCCTTCCGCGGCTCCTTCGTCTCCCGCCGCCCCAGCGACGTGCTGGGCGAGACCCGCTGGCTCGCCGAGCAGGGCGTCAAGGAGATCATGCTGGTCTCCGAGAACAACACCTCGTACGGCAAGGATCTCGGCGACATCCGGCTGCTGGAGACCCTGCTGCCGGAGCTGGCCGAGGTGGACGGCATCGAGCGCGTCCGCGTCAGCTACCTGCAGCCCGCCGAGATGCGGCCCGGCCTGATCGACGTACTCACCTCGACCCCCAAGGTCGTGCCGTACTTCGACCTGTCCTTCCAGCACTCGGCCCCCGACGTGCTGCGCTCCATGCGCCGCTTCGGTGACACCGACCGGTTCCTGGAGCTGCTGGACAACATCCGCAGCAAGGCCCCGACGGCGGGCGTGCGGTCCAACTTCATCGTCGGCTTCCCCGGCGAGAAGGAGTCGGACTTCGCGGAGCTGGAGCGTTTCCTCACCCACGCGCGCCTGGACGCCATCGGCATCTTCGGCTACTCCGACGAGGACGGCACCGAGGCCGTCACCTACGACCACAAGCTGGACGAGGACACCATCGCCGAGCGGCTCGCGCACATGCAGCGGCTCGCCGAGGAGCTCACCTCGCAGCGCGCCGAGGAGCGGATCGGGGAGACCCTGGAAGTACTCGTCGAGACCGTGGAAGAGGTCGACGAGGACGGCGTGGGCGCCTACGGACGCGCCGAGCACCAGGCACCCGAGACCGACGGCCAGGTGGTCTTCACGGACAGCACGGGCCTGGTCCCGGGGCGTATCGTCACGGCAAAGGTGGTCGGCACCCTCGGTGTGGACCTGGTGGCCGAGCCCCTGGGCGCGGATCTTGAGGAGGCGGCCGGATGA
- a CDS encoding helix-turn-helix domain-containing protein gives MSIGNSNSPEEERPSTDDRSEDRIVERPVEEPSIGTALKKARIAAGLTVDEVSSTTRVRIPIVHAIEEDDFTRCGGDVYARGHIRTLARAVHLDPAPLVESYDAAHGGRPAPTPAAPMFDAERIRPERQRPNWTAAMVAAIVAVIGFVGFTAFSGGDDKGKRPVAEGSASPKPAPHQTGGKPAAQPQPQTPQAPKPEPSDSAIAAAPKDLVTVVLTADTGESWISAKDSTGRLLFDGTLVQGESKTFTDKESVDLVLGDAGVVKLFVNGKEIKDDFQPGQVERLTYTKEDPLQDQPQAG, from the coding sequence GTGTCCATCGGCAACTCCAACTCCCCCGAAGAAGAGCGGCCTTCGACCGACGACCGGTCCGAGGACCGCATCGTCGAACGTCCCGTCGAAGAGCCTTCCATCGGGACGGCCCTCAAGAAGGCCCGGATCGCCGCCGGGCTCACCGTCGACGAGGTCAGTTCCACCACCCGCGTGCGCATCCCGATCGTGCACGCGATCGAAGAGGACGACTTCACGCGGTGCGGCGGCGACGTCTACGCCCGCGGTCACATCCGTACGCTCGCCCGCGCCGTCCACCTCGACCCGGCACCCCTGGTCGAGAGCTACGACGCGGCCCACGGCGGCCGGCCGGCACCCACCCCCGCCGCGCCGATGTTCGATGCCGAGCGCATCCGCCCCGAGCGGCAGCGGCCCAACTGGACCGCGGCCATGGTCGCCGCCATCGTCGCCGTGATCGGCTTCGTCGGCTTCACCGCCTTCAGCGGCGGCGACGACAAGGGCAAGCGTCCGGTGGCGGAAGGTTCCGCCTCCCCGAAGCCCGCACCCCACCAGACCGGCGGGAAGCCGGCCGCCCAGCCTCAGCCCCAGACCCCCCAGGCACCCAAGCCGGAGCCCTCGGACAGCGCCATCGCCGCCGCGCCCAAGGACCTCGTCACGGTCGTCCTGACGGCCGACACGGGCGAGAGCTGGATCTCCGCGAAGGACTCCACCGGCCGACTGCTCTTCGACGGCACCCTCGTGCAGGGTGAGTCCAAGACCTTCACGGACAAGGAGTCCGTCGACCTCGTGCTCGGCGACGCCGGGGTCGTGAAGCTCTTCGTGAACGGCAAGGAGATCAAGGACGACTTCCAGCCGGGTCAGGTGGAACGTCTCACATACACGAAGGAAGACCCTCTGCAGGATCAGCCCCAGGCGGGCTGA